In Manis javanica isolate MJ-LG chromosome 9, MJ_LKY, whole genome shotgun sequence, one DNA window encodes the following:
- the CBY2 gene encoding LOW QUALITY PROTEIN: protein chibby homolog 2 (The sequence of the model RefSeq protein was modified relative to this genomic sequence to represent the inferred CDS: inserted 2 bases in 1 codon) has product MAYKGGGPQGFRREASDEMVLTGLRFSGLLLSSRFLSGVLLIGLFLLLCHKRGSLASPESPKALRKTTVVQPEGPKRRVEESSAERDTAEPFLRLHNLYLTPRCARQATLPRLSRRVVSQHSYPLNRFSSVPLDPMEHPTSQADLELDYNPPCVQLSDERFVFQDGRWLSENRRLQSSSFSPSSFHHELQHKRLAREFLLREENKALPEENKTLCQENKILQSFWEEHKTTLGWEESRASSLPLPKDSTSLEVMKKDAALQMHRSKEDGTLQLLREENCALQQLLEQRRAYWAQVEKTAPAEGDRWAPLLHEEPHSPRLLPDQGPGEEPKPSDLQEDPRTLRALHEMVNNLSSSSRQEESRGGPSLPDGGQSLELLREMNQVRQALQALQEENQNLQAPREKNQLLQEENRALHVLHEEHRAFQESRALWENNTLKLQQRLVIDTVTEVPTRMQXLPARSKEPKKPSRV; this is encoded by the exons ATGGCGTATAAGGGTGGTGGGCCCCAGGGATTCCGCAGGGAGGCCAGTGATGAGATGGTCTTGACAGGCTTGAGATTCTCAGGTCTCCTGCTAAGCAGCCGTTTCCTCAGTGGGGTCCTCCTGATTGGATTGTTCCTACTTCTGTGTCACAAAAGGGGCAGCCTTGCTTCTCCAGAGTCACCTAAGGCTCTGCGGAAGACCACGGTGGTGCAGCCGGAGGGGCCGAAACGTAGGGTGGAGGAATCCAGTGCAGAG AGGGACACAGCTGAGCCCTTCCTGAGGCTCCACAACTTGTACCTGACCCCACGCTGTGCCAGGCAGGCCACCCTGCCCAGGCTGAGCCGCAGGGTGGTTAGCCAGCATTCCTACCCACTGAATCGCTTTTCCTCTGTGCCCTTGGACCCCATGGAGCACCCCACCTCCCAGGCAGACCTTGAGCTGGATTACAATCCTCCCTGTGTGCAGCTCAGCGATGAGAGGTTCGTCTTCCAGGACGGGAGGTGGCTGAGCGAAAACCGCCGCCTGCagtcctcctccttctccccctcctccttccaccaCGAGCTGCAGCACAAGAGGCTGGCCAGGGAGTTCCTGCTGCGGGAGGAGAACAAGGCCCTCCCTGAGGAGAACAAGACCCTCTGCCAGGAGAACAAGATCCTGCAGAGCTTCTGGGAGGAGCACAAGACCACTCTGGGCtgggaggagagcagagcctcCTCGCTGCCGCTGCCCAAGGACAGCACGTCCCTGGAGGTGATGAAGAAGGACGCGGCCCTGCAGATGCACCGCAGCAAGGAGGACGGCACCCTTcagctcctcagggaggagaacTGTGCCCTGCAgcagctgctggagcagagaagggcCTACTGGGCCCAGGTGGAGAAGACAGCCCCTGCTGAGGGGGACAGGTGGGCCCCCCTGCTCCATGAGGAGCCCCACAGCCCCAGGCTGCTGCCGGACCAGGGCCCAGGTGAGGAGCCAAAGCCCTCGGACCTGCAGGAGGACCCCAGGACGCTCCGTGCCCTGCATGAGATGGTCAACAACCTGTCTTCGTCTTCCAGGCAGGAGGAAAGCAGAGGCGGCCCCAGCCTGCCTGACGGGGGCCAGTCGCTGGAGCTGCTGAGAGAGATGAACCAGGTGAGGCAGGCCCTGCAGGCCCTGCAAGAGGAGAACCAGAACTTGCAGGCCCCGAGGgagaagaaccagctcctgcagGAGGAGAACAGGGCCCTGCACGTGCTGCATGAGGAGCACAGGGCCTTCCAGGAGAGCAGGGCCCTGTGGGAGAACAACACACTGAAGCTGCAGCAGAGGCTGGTCATCGACACAGTGACAGAGGTCCCCACCAGGATGCA ACTGCCGGCCAGGAGCAAGGAGCCCAAAAAGCCCAGCAGGGTCTGA